One segment of Longimicrobiaceae bacterium DNA contains the following:
- a CDS encoding aminopeptidase P N-terminal domain-containing protein produces the protein MHDGPDFPCFPPEAFRARRERYLERAGGAVTVLGAAPEKYKSRDTEVRFRQDSDFFYLTGFPEPEAVAVLTPHDPERRFTLFVRPRHPEREVWSGPRQGVEGALERFGADAAYPLEALDEHLKGLLEPAEEVVYALGSGAEMDRRITALVSGFRRTRPRSGKGPLVVRDPDTLLAEMRLVKEPAELELLRRAAALSAEAHRSAMRAARPGVGEWELESVLEACFRAGGGAGPAYPSIVGSGPNATVLHHVSNDRRARAGELVLIDAGAELRMYAGDITRTFPVSGRFTAAQRAVYEVVLEAEGAGITAVRPGASVLEVHDAAVRVLTRGMVELGLLSGAVDELVDTQAYRRFYPHQTSHWLGLDVHDVGPYRRAGGEPILLEAGMVLTVEPGIYVPADAEDAPAELRGVGVRIEDDVIVTADGHEVTTRGVPVAVEEVEALVGSGR, from the coding sequence ATGCACGACGGCCCCGACTTCCCCTGCTTCCCCCCGGAAGCCTTCCGCGCCCGCCGCGAGCGCTACCTGGAGCGCGCGGGGGGCGCGGTCACGGTGCTCGGGGCCGCCCCGGAGAAGTACAAGTCGCGCGACACCGAGGTGCGCTTCCGGCAGGACAGCGACTTCTTCTATCTCACCGGCTTCCCGGAGCCGGAGGCGGTCGCCGTCCTGACCCCGCACGACCCGGAGCGGCGCTTCACCCTCTTCGTGCGCCCGCGGCACCCGGAGCGCGAGGTGTGGAGCGGGCCGCGCCAGGGAGTGGAGGGGGCCCTTGAGCGCTTCGGCGCCGACGCGGCGTACCCGCTGGAGGCGCTGGACGAGCACCTGAAGGGGCTGCTGGAGCCCGCGGAGGAGGTGGTGTACGCACTGGGCTCCGGCGCCGAGATGGACCGGCGGATCACGGCACTGGTCTCCGGTTTCCGCAGGACGCGCCCGCGCTCGGGGAAGGGGCCGCTCGTGGTGCGCGACCCGGACACGCTCCTGGCGGAGATGCGGCTGGTGAAGGAGCCCGCGGAGCTGGAGCTGCTGCGGCGCGCGGCCGCCCTTTCCGCGGAGGCACACCGCTCCGCCATGCGCGCCGCGCGGCCCGGGGTGGGAGAGTGGGAGCTGGAAAGCGTGCTGGAGGCGTGCTTCCGCGCCGGGGGAGGCGCCGGCCCGGCCTACCCCTCCATCGTGGGCTCCGGGCCCAACGCCACCGTGCTCCACCACGTCTCCAACGACCGCCGCGCCCGGGCCGGCGAGCTGGTGCTGATCGACGCCGGGGCGGAGCTGCGGATGTACGCGGGCGACATCACCCGCACCTTCCCGGTGTCGGGCCGCTTCACCGCCGCGCAGCGCGCCGTGTACGAAGTCGTGCTGGAGGCGGAGGGGGCCGGGATCACCGCCGTCCGCCCGGGTGCTTCCGTGCTGGAGGTGCACGACGCCGCCGTGCGGGTGCTCACCCGGGGAATGGTGGAGCTGGGCCTCCTGTCGGGCGCCGTGGACGAGCTGGTCGACACGCAGGCGTACCGCCGCTTCTACCCGCACCAGACCTCCCACTGGCTGGGCCTGGACGTGCACGACGTGGGACCCTACCGCCGCGCGGGCGGCGAGCCGATCCTGCTGGAGGCGGGGATGGTGCTCACGGTGGAGCCGGGGATCTACGTCCCGGCGGACGCGGAGGACGCCCCGGCCGAGCTGCGGGGCGTCGGAGTCCGCATCGAGGACGACGTGATCGTCACCGCGGACGGGCACGAGGTCAC